The sequence below is a genomic window from Paracoccus sp. MA.
GTGATGGCGATGCCGATGGGCACGCCGGTCAGGATCGCCAGCCCCACGGCCACCGCGACGATCGAGATGTGCTCGCCGGCCAGCCGCAGGATGACCGGCCAGTTATTCGCAATGAAACCAAATATTTCCATATCCCTCTTTCCCTCTGGCAGAGATGGGGGGCCGACCAGCGATATCCCGGAATAGCCCGGTTGAAACGGCATCATGTTGCGCCAATTCGTCACCAGCTTGCACGAATCCGTCGCGAGGACGGTTCAGGCGCCATTGAACCGGGGCGGAGATCATCGCTCCACCGGATCGCATATCGCAAAGCTGTCGCATGATCCCATCTTGCAACAATCCCGGCCGCAGGACCACCCCGCCTGTCCGGCGTCAGGGCCTATGGGACGGAATTCTTGATTGAAGGCGGAAGGGCTTGCGGTTCGTCGGGCCTGTCAGGCAGCGATGATCAGCCGCAAGCCCGTGGACCAGGAAGCCGTCGCCGTTCGGGCGGATCAACGCCGCGGCCGATCCCCGGGTAACCGTCCGGCCTGACCGCCCTGCCGCGTGCTGAGGGTGCGGGATAGTGTCCACCATCGATAGTGGACACTATGGTGATGGCGTGGCGCGTCGGACGAAGCGGCTCTGGACGGATGAGGAGAAGCGGTCGATCTGTTTCCAGACGGCTGCGCCGGGCGTTTCGGTAGCGCAGGTGGCGCGACGCTACGCGGTCAATGCGAACCTGATCTTCAAGTGGTTGCGCGATCCCCGCTTTGCGCCCGACCCGGCGTCGGTTCCGGCCTCGTCGGAGGAGGCGCGGTTTTTGCCGGTAGAGATAGTCG
It includes:
- a CDS encoding transposase → MSTIDSGHYGDGVARRTKRLWTDEEKRSICFQTAAPGVSVAQVARRYAVNANLIFKWLRDPRFAPDPASVPASSEEARFLPVEIVAEEQAPAAAPVAENRIEIELAGGHRMRISGSYDPEALARLIRGLTA